The sequence gaaagcatcgatgatgggcattgcaacctgagcttcactcatttgcttctcaaacagagctttgtatttctctagcagctgcttcttgaatctaccagggaatggaagtttgggttcatagggaggaggaacaaaagaactttcacttgctggagtaacaacttcaccatcctttactgtcttcttctcctctccaacctttcctttacctttggcttccactatcttctccaagatctcgtcattgatcttctcatcaacaatcaccacttcatcatctatgttgatggcaaccccctctcataatttctcagcatccttggtgagggttctaggaggtaactgcttaccgctcctaagggtgatagctttggcctccttgggattttggtcagactttccaggtagagatccttgctggcgattctggtgagtgttcatggaagcaaattgattctctaaattcctgactgtagaagcaaggtgtgagaatttgttgttgagctcattgtagctcccatcaatcttggaatgaaggttcttcaactcataaccaacttgcttctcacttctagtctgagactccaagatttgcttcagtaaggtatcagtgctgctctcttgaggagcagaggaaccagacgaggggttttgctgaggctgatagctgccttgctggttgtttcttggcggatagccactctgctggttgttggaataggacttctgttggtagttgttgtactgaaagttgggttctttcttgtaccagctaccattgttgttgatgaaacacagctcttcctgaccttccaaaccctcaacttcatggacaatagctggtgtctcttggcttgggttgccgacaaagtgcagctgctcttgggtagctttatcagcaaggaggatgtctatcttatcctgtagagctttcaactccttcctcgtttgcttatcctcagttctactgcttctgtcgtggtctccactgtagactgcatcactctttaccatgttgtcaaccagttcttctgcatcctcctcagttctccccaagaagaacccattgctagctgtatccagtctggctctgtacttaggaagagcaccacggtagaatgtgctcagcaagctctccttagaaaagccatggtgtgggcattgagcttggtagcccttgaatctctcccaggcttcactgaagccttccaagttcttctgttgaaagctggaaatctcgtttctcagcttagcagttcttgaagtagagaagaacttctccaagaatgctttcttgcagtcatcccaagtagtgatggagtcactgggtagagacttctcccactgacgtgccttatccccaaagagaaagggaatagcttgagctttaaggcatcttcggacacaccattggtttttgacaacccacagtagctgtcgaacctgtccaagtgatcaaatggatcctctagagccaagccatgatacttgttgttctcgatcacgttgaggagtcctgatttgatctcaaagttgttggctgccacagcgggtgctcggattcccaatctatgaccatgaatgttggggcggtcgtaagtgccaatgggtcgagctgctcgctgttggttttgaggtatgtctcccatatcagtactcaatctctgcaagtgagcctgttgctcttcttctcttctatttctagcacactctctctctaaagctctgatgtctgcagctattggaactaggtttgatggacccctgctcctcaagttcatacacctgtagattaaagggaggtgaagaaagagaatcagtaacaaaagaaaataaaaatgacttagtctcaagcaagtgactaaatctcaatgttcaaatctactcagaatttggcaacggcgccaatttgatgttaggagttttcaaggctcctaagacaaatgttgtagtataaaagattgtcgaaccagttctgagggatatcaaagcactgagaatgcaagtactcacttaatctaagtgcaaccaatgatttagaagtgttttaaactatgactaaaactagaaagcaataacagaatgatactttcttgactaaagggaaagagaactcatgggtatagggattagaccttgggtgatcaagtatcgaactaaggatggcaaatgatcaatcaaactatcaaccttaagcctagacacaattctaagcaagctctatgtctagatgaatgctcatttgctaacatatctcaaacatcaaatgtctttggttgaataatatgaaagcaatcattactaacaagtctattagctatcttagcatctttaacaacaaatgtctttggcaaagtatactaaaagcctaggagagttgtctcgggcatttcatcgaacacctttcgggtgagaaatgcctaaggatcaacaactgagtggccaactcagaagatgcattatgattactctactagcaaggaaatatgaatgatctacactaaaacatcctagctctaacctaatcacccttaatctccctaacccatgaattccaaaggtgattactcactaatctccatgattcctcttaaacccatattggatttcagattaattatgtagagaaacacaggaaatagataagaacacagaattctcaataataaactgatcaattcattcaaaaagatccctttccaaaggtttttggtggtttttctaagaacaaagatatCCTCCccctggtggcttacagagtaataaaacataggtttagaaaataaaaacgtgcataatgaaatgaccaaaatgcccttgagaaaacacaagttcgagcagaaacaaaacacggagcgacctcagactgtcgctccgacaagtcgctccaagcttcgggagcgacctcgctgtgtcgctgcgagaggtcgctccgggcttgttctcgcgtctccgggtgGTGAATTCGCGAGCGACTTCTTCCTGTCGCTCTGGGAcgtcgctccaagcttcgggagcgacttcagcacgtcgctctggaaggtcgctccgagcttgttctcgcgtctcccagtgatgaaaacgcgagcgaccttgctgtgtcgctctggatgagtcgctccgggatgtggtgcacagcgacctcatgccgtcgctccgaAAGGTCGCTCCAGCAGTGCTCGTCCAAAGCTcactctaatcacctccttttgagctccaaatgcactcaaatgtctccagaaactccatgtggtgCTCAActacctgatagagacatatgtatgcaaaatgcaacctagacatggctaaatcctaaactatatgatgaaaatgcacatgaataaatggataaaacaatgtaaatatgcaagatatcatttCAGTATATATGGTATATTCAGAGAATTTACTACAAATATAcgtaaattaaatgaaatatattgtttttgtcAACCTTATATGATATATCACACTAACATATATTAGctttaatattattttcctAAAATCACGTGATATCTTACTTATTATCCTTCACATATCTCAACTACAATCTAATATTTGtgatttagttttttaaaaaacaagcTTTACGTGATAGATACCCTAATATCTTAGCATGAATCTATAAATAAGGTCGACACATAGCTCGACTTCTGCAGTACTAAACAGAGTCAAAATGTCTTCAAATAAGAGTGTCTCATTACTCAAACTTGTCAAGCATTTAAAAGTGGTTGAGTAACCTTTGTTGATTTCTGATGTATGGGGAAAGTTCTTCACAAATTGAATTTACTGCTGAAATCCAAACATAGCGCCAAGTAAACTACTAACTTTTGTTGTTTCTGATGTATGGAGAAAGTTCTTCACGAACTGAATTTACTGCTGAAATCCAAACATAGGGCCAATTAAACTACTAACCTATGTTGTTTCTGATGTATGGGGAAAGTTCTTCAGTTTTAATCGAGAGTTGTTTTAAGTTCTTCGACCATGTATACTTTCATGAAAGCTAATGAaatataatactatattattagCTGGACAAAATACACAAACTTAACAGTCAAAATTTAGTGCACGAACCAATAATCAAATCTCATCATGAATTTTGCAGGAACCAATAATCTAATAAGCGACTGACTGCGCTATATTACAAAGTCATGTTGGTCTTTACTTCTTATAAAGCAATACATACAAGCAGTTAAAACTTAACAGACAAAAATTATAAGACGAACGAAAATGGAAAAAGAAGTTCAAGTTTTAATTATACCTGTTTATTATTCAGCCTTTTCTTCAGAAACTGATACCGGGATAATTCAGTCTCCAACAGAAATTCTCTGAGTTACTGAAACAagaattcaaaaaataaagcaTAAATAAGTTAGCTTATGAAGTGAATTGTATACTCCCCGTGTTTGTGGAATTCctaaaacattattttacaCTTAGCTTTTGAAGTGAATTGTATACTCCCCGTGTCTTAGCTCCCCAATTTTCTTCACATCTCTCTCGAATTATTCCTGCAGCTTGACAAGGTTAGAGAACGTAAACTTTTTGATCGGCCTCGGCCAAGGTCACAATCTTTGTTAAGCAGAGCATTCGCTTCATAGTTGTAATCAAGCTCAGCAGAGAACAACAAGCTTCCCCAAGTTGCAGAATCTGTTTTAGGAGATCAGCTGAAGTCATCTCCACCAGAAATCTTGAAACCATTGTCTCCCACACTCTCAGATTAAAGACTCTGATGGCATTACACCAACCACAATAGCTGCACCAGCACTAATGGCTATTAAGGAAGATACTTCAAGGAATATTCTTTTGTGATTAACAAGAATTACATTAATCGCAATCCTTTACTGATTGGAGACAAGTCAGGTTGCAACTCAACACAATTATCACTGCCCACCGACTCATCTGCATTACGAGGTCGTAATCTTACAGCCACTCGAACTCTCCCAAGCACTGTTAAAAGAGAATATACGTCattgaaaaaaaacatgattctcttttacaaaaacaaagttttttaaaatcttttttgaCTGTCCATCAAATATTGGAGAAGCAAGTAAAAGGCCAACCATAAACACAGAAACAAAAGTCCATCTTGAAAGTTGGTTAAGCTAAACTCTTCTCTGTATTACATATACATGCAAGAGACACATCTCTCAGTTAATTGTTTAAAGATTACTTCTGCTCAATAAAAAGCTCAGTTGTTGAGAAATTAAAGAAAAGATTCACTGCCCCCGTGGAGAAGTAAGTACCAATGCTTAACAAAAAACTATCATTTACTTTTTTAGTTACaagaataaatttttttgttggtcttttgcgccaaaaaaaaaaaaaattgatgggcCAACTAACTTTGTcaaattcatttatattttgtttttggcaaAATAAATAGAAAGATAACATCTAAATTATCTTTACCGagaatgtataatattttttaaaaatttttaaaatagaacatcagtttatgtaaaataattatattacagtatttctatattaaaataatatttattactaTAATATATGACGTGGTTtcgccctgatttatgaatgttagttattgttgtaaaaaaaatatttattacaaaaaGCATAAAGtggtaaaattaaaataaacctataaattttataaatttgattaaaataaattataaaaaacttaatatattaaataattttcatataaatgtaATTCAAAAACTTATTGAtctaatataaaattatgtaatatatttaattgattATGTCAATATCGAAAACCAAATAAGCAACCAACATAACctataaatacttttaaaacATGGTCAAAATGTCTAGATCAAACAACAAGATCTACATCACTTATTTATAAATCAAGCAACaatataatatctatattatttatgAACAAAGTCAAACATATACAAACATGTACTAACCAAAAACAACTATAAATGTTATatgttaaaaagtaaaataacagCCGCGCGGGTCAAAAACTAGTTTTCAATTAAAGTTATAAAACTTTATTTGAGTAGTAAAGAGTTAAATTGGATTTTTGAAATGACGACAATTTTGTATAAGCAGTTATGTACTTTTTAGTGTAAGCtagtttaaatttatataatgataaatactattaaaagaattGCTAATTTCTATCCTTAatgaaaaatgttttataattacAAGTAAAAACAATACTGTATCTATCttgttaaaacataaatattgtaTTGGacctaaaatttattttgtaagttattaaattagaattattcttgggttcaccctaAAGGGTGAACCTATAGATTCACCAACCACTAGGATtgtgttattttatattcgatatctttcaaaaaagaaaacaaaatatatttaaattatattatgttttaaaattaaaaaaaagtaaaaataaataaataaataaaaataaatgtaattacagaaaaaaatattttttaacatcatcagcaaaatactaaatcttaaaccctaaatcctaaacccttggataaatcctaaaacctaaatcaaaaacactaaaccctaaatcctaaaccttaaacccttgagtgttttagtgtttaatgtttttgatttagagtttaggatttatccaaaaGTTTAGAGTTTATCAAAAGGTTTACggtttagaatttagagttttggattaggatttaaggtttatgatttagtgttttgctgacgattttaaaaatatttttcttttaaatatttttttctgtaggtattactatttttatatatatattttttacaattttattttaaaaacataatataacttgacaatattttgtttcttttttttataaaaatatagaatatgaaataacacaatcatATGGGTTGGTGAACATATAGATTCACCCtagggtgaacccaagaataagtctttaaattaaatataacattCAACTTTATAGTTAAAGTTCATTAAATCATTAATATTCCTTTCTTTATACTACTAtatccatgttttcaaacaatatacttaatttttttactacGATCCATGTGTCCAAACAACATTATAATTAATCTTTTgttcaaataatataaaatattatatctttttttttataatttctaacaattttatttcaaattattctgataaattaaataatgagaaaattcaaataatttatataacaacaaaaataaatagaacttattttgcaggtttaaatactacaaaagttcaataataaataaattaaattaatggattattttacttaaattttctaaataattgtTATACTGTTTAAGTAACATAATAAGTCAATAATAaccataatataaaaaatataaagttataaattgtacaataaatataatagcaaaaataattatgaaaaatgttCCAAAAATATTGTATCTACATAAAAATgcttaacacaaatttaaactGATTATAATATATCGAATCACCGGATTACTCGGTTTGACCGCGGGTTCGGGTCAAATTTAAAAACACTgatttaaatgaaaattattttaaatacaaaaaattcttacaaattaacaaaatatattagtaaaaaaattcatgataaaATATTATGCGCTTgcaaagcgcggatcaaaatctagtggtGTTTTAAAGCTAACAACaaagattttattatattacAAGCTAGACTAGATATGAAATAGTAGATTGCTTTAATAAAAATaccaatacaaaaaaaaaaatatcgagACATGTGAATGTGATTTAACCTCTTCTAAGCTTCTCAAAAAGGTTGTTTATTCAACCATATATGTAAACATAGATCCTATTAATTCTCTACTTGCAGCTAGATacatttttgttatataaataATGGAAAAAGATAGCATAAATCTTTAATCAGAGCATATATCTAAGCGATCTACTTCTACGAGATAAATTCTAAAACTTCTTACGCGACTAGAGGCTTTCCCTATGTGTTAAAGTTTTGCAGCATCCCAAGATCCTATGATACCTCCTAACCTCTGGACCTTTTCTTCAGAAGCATACCATTCGGGTATAATCTTTGATGCGTACGGGTACATATCCTTAGCAGAGCTCTTGATAGTATTCTCCACAACTTCCGCAGCGATCGCAatttctgcaaaaaaaaaaaaaacaagaattatCAGAAACTCGCCCTACCTTACAGTCCAAGTTACCTAAAACttctagtttttaaaaaaaaagtaagaactaaAGAAGAATTGTTTTAATCACCTCGAGTAGGTCTCCTATTGTTCTGAGACAGCTGACATATCATGAAGATAATAGCAGCAAGAACCGACTTAGGGTTTCTCCGGATATCGTAATTCTCAGCTACTTCAACAGCTTCTCCAATGGCCTTTGTCTCTCTTtcctttatgtttagtttagaACAGAACCGGCGTACAAGTTCTCTTGTTTTGATAATCACCTGAGGAGcagcacaagaagaagaatctgTCGTCTCCCCTTGATCTGACTCGAGTAGACGCCTTATAGCCATACTAGCTCTATTTATTTCTTTCAAACTCACACCGTGAGCCACCATAGAGATCTCTTTCAACGTCCTCGAGAGATTCATCTCACGACAAGCCGTCGAAACAGAAGCCGCGCAGACAGCGACAAAGTGTTTCTGTCTGCTTAGTCTCTTCCTATAGTCACCATCTAACTTGGACACAATCTCGCAAGCCCTAAACTCGACACTGCTAACAAGACCTAGATCATCCGTCATTCTCTTGATTTCTTTGCACGCTTTCACGATCATATCCTCTTCAGAGTTCCTGACGAGATTCTCGACGCGGCACAAGTCATT comes from Brassica rapa cultivar Chiifu-401-42 chromosome A02, CAAS_Brap_v3.01, whole genome shotgun sequence and encodes:
- the LOC103854134 gene encoding plant-specific TFIIB-related protein 2, whose protein sequence is MDTCLDCKRATETVIDIRTGDTICTECSLVISDHYIDDSQEWRTFANDDNSSDRDPNRVGAPTNPLLKSGGIGTIIDKTTSNSKNDLCRVENLVRNSEEDMIVKACKEIKRMTDDLGLVSSVEFRACEIVSKLDGDYRKRLSRQKHFVAVCAASVSTACREMNLSRTLKEISMVAHGVSLKEINRASMAIRRLLESDQGETTDSSSCAAPQVIIKTRELVRRFCSKLNIKERETKAIGEAVEVAENYDIRRNPKSVLAAIIFMICQLSQNNRRPTREIAIAAEVVENTIKSSAKDMYPYASKIIPEWYASEEKVQRLGGIIGSWDAAKL